A stretch of the Limnothrix sp. FACHB-406 genome encodes the following:
- a CDS encoding adenylate/guanylate cyclase domain-containing protein, producing the protein MRRKFRLRTTLVLPFLVELVTAVGLVGWLSFQSGQEAVRDLANQLRNEVTARVSDRVRSYVETPQLVNQVNRDAIELGIIDLQKIAEARTYFWRQTITYKNIGYVGFANQQGQYLRVGWINRLSTTETPQIAEQLVPGGGNLNYYEIDEKGQRAKLAKSVPNYDVRKRPFYEVAFKAGKPTWSQIYLNFGNPLLQINASLPIYDRNGQPAGILTSQFGTDQIRGFLQTLKIGKTGQVFIVEPSGELVATSLKDQPLWVEQSQKAKKELQRVHALQSNNQLLRSSAEFLYGQFDQLSNIQRDHQFEFWLNNERQFLQISPFKDAYGLNWLIVVVVPESDFMAKINENTRNTIALCFLALLVSVPIGILTARWITQPICRIAQASGEMAKGNLEQTVASSPIIEVDRLADAFNSMATQLQQSFEELEQRVERRTAELRKEKERSELLLLNILPSRVADQLKDSNESPAEQFEEATILFADIVGFTSLAAQLEPLELINCLNQVFSTFDRLAEKHHLEKIKTIGDAYMVVGGVPVPQANHAESVADMALEMRSSMAHALGPLGERLEIRIGINTGPVIAGVIGTKKFIYDLWGDAVNIASRMESHGVPGSIQVTDSTYERLKDRYHFEERGSIHIKGRGEMNTYWLLDKRSTL; encoded by the coding sequence GTGCGCCGCAAGTTTCGTCTCCGTACCACCCTGGTTTTGCCCTTTTTAGTCGAGTTAGTAACCGCCGTGGGGTTGGTGGGTTGGCTGTCGTTTCAGAGCGGCCAGGAAGCGGTGCGGGATTTGGCCAACCAATTGCGCAATGAGGTGACAGCCAGGGTGAGCGATCGGGTGCGATCGTATGTGGAAACTCCCCAGTTGGTGAATCAGGTTAATCGCGACGCGATCGAGCTGGGAATTATTGATTTACAAAAAATTGCCGAAGCTCGCACCTATTTTTGGCGACAAACGATCACCTACAAAAACATTGGCTATGTGGGGTTTGCCAATCAACAGGGACAATATTTGCGGGTGGGTTGGATCAATCGCCTTTCCACAACCGAAACGCCCCAAATTGCCGAACAGCTCGTTCCCGGTGGCGGCAACTTAAACTATTACGAAATTGACGAAAAAGGGCAACGGGCCAAGTTAGCCAAAAGCGTGCCTAACTATGATGTGCGCAAACGGCCCTTTTACGAAGTGGCGTTCAAGGCCGGGAAACCCACCTGGAGCCAAATTTATCTCAACTTTGGCAATCCCCTGTTGCAGATTAATGCCAGCTTGCCCATTTACGATCGCAACGGGCAGCCTGCGGGCATCTTAACCAGCCAATTTGGTACGGATCAGATTCGCGGCTTTTTGCAGACTTTGAAAATTGGGAAAACGGGTCAGGTTTTTATTGTCGAACCCAGCGGCGAGCTGGTAGCCACTTCTTTGAAAGATCAGCCCCTTTGGGTGGAGCAGTCCCAAAAAGCCAAAAAAGAACTACAACGAGTCCATGCGCTCCAAAGTAACAATCAGCTTTTGCGATCGAGCGCTGAGTTCTTATATGGTCAATTTGATCAACTCTCAAATATTCAGCGCGATCATCAGTTTGAATTTTGGCTAAACAATGAACGTCAATTTCTGCAAATTTCGCCCTTCAAGGATGCCTATGGCTTGAATTGGCTGATTGTGGTGGTGGTTCCTGAATCGGATTTCATGGCCAAAATTAATGAAAATACCAGAAACACGATCGCCCTTTGCTTTTTAGCGCTTTTAGTTTCGGTTCCAATTGGAATTTTAACGGCCCGTTGGATTACGCAACCCATTTGTCGAATTGCCCAAGCTTCGGGAGAAATGGCCAAGGGCAATTTAGAGCAAACCGTTGCCAGCAGCCCGATCATTGAAGTCGATCGCCTGGCAGATGCTTTCAACAGCATGGCCACCCAACTTCAGCAGTCCTTTGAAGAACTGGAGCAACGGGTGGAGCGGCGCACCGCTGAACTGCGCAAGGAGAAGGAGCGATCGGAATTATTATTGCTAAATATTTTGCCCAGCCGGGTGGCAGACCAGCTCAAGGATTCCAACGAATCACCAGCGGAACAATTTGAAGAAGCAACGATTCTTTTTGCCGACATTGTAGGATTTACTTCCTTGGCGGCGCAACTAGAGCCTTTAGAATTAATTAATTGCTTAAATCAAGTTTTTTCCACCTTCGATCGGCTTGCGGAAAAGCACCATCTCGAAAAAATTAAGACAATTGGGGATGCTTACATGGTGGTGGGGGGCGTGCCGGTTCCCCAGGCAAACCATGCGGAATCCGTGGCGGATATGGCCTTGGAAATGCGATCGAGCATGGCCCATGCACTGGGGCCCTTGGGTGAACGGTTGGAAATCCGGATTGGGATCAACACAGGCCCAGTGATTGCCGGTGTGATTGGCACGAAGAAGTTCATCTACGATCTATGGGGCGACGCGGTTAATATTGCTTCGCGGATGGAGTCCCATGGGGTTCCTGGTTCGATTCAAGTCACCGATTCCACCTATGAACGGCTGAAGGATCGCTATCACTTTGAAGAACGGGGTTCAATTCACATCAAAGGTCGTGGTGAAATGAATACCTATTGGCTGTTGGACAAGCGATCGACCCTTTAG
- a CDS encoding YifB family Mg chelatase-like AAA ATPase translates to MLARVWSAALVGIDPVKVGVEVDVSNGMPGIAIVGLPDTAVQESRERVKAALKNAGFAYPMRKIVVNLAPADLRKEGPSFDLAIGVGILAASGQVSAALLGDHLFVGEVALDGALRPVTGVLAIAAAAAQLGIVGLVLPAANADEAAIVRELKVYGFEHLSEVARFLNQPQTIAPHQPPPEGRSPDPLALLDLADVKGQTQARRALEIAAAGGHNLIFVGPPGSGKTMLAQRLPGILPRLTFAEALEVTRIHSVAGLLKERGTLVRDRPFRSPHHSASGPSLVGGGSFPRPGEISLSHRGVLFLDELTEFKRDVLEFLRQPLEEGCVTISRARQTVRFPARFTLVASTNPCPCGYYGDSVQACTCSPMQRQRYWAKLSGPLMDRIDLQVVVNRLQPEEVTRSSGGEPSAAVRDRVLAARQVAQSRFAQEESQSPVQCNAEMQSRQIRRWCALTDQTRSLLENAIRRLGLSARATDRILKVARTIADLEQSETIEPGHVAEAVQYRIVDRMQ, encoded by the coding sequence ATGTTAGCCCGAGTATGGAGTGCGGCCTTGGTGGGCATCGACCCGGTGAAGGTGGGGGTGGAGGTGGATGTCTCCAATGGGATGCCGGGAATTGCGATCGTGGGGCTACCGGATACGGCGGTGCAAGAATCTCGCGAACGGGTGAAAGCGGCCCTGAAAAATGCCGGATTTGCTTATCCCATGCGCAAAATCGTTGTGAATTTGGCTCCGGCCGATTTGCGGAAAGAGGGGCCGAGTTTTGACCTGGCGATCGGGGTGGGAATTTTGGCCGCCTCTGGACAAGTGAGCGCAGCCCTGTTGGGGGATCACTTGTTTGTGGGAGAAGTGGCGCTGGATGGAGCCTTGCGGCCGGTGACGGGTGTGTTGGCGATCGCGGCGGCGGCGGCTCAGTTGGGCATTGTGGGCTTGGTGTTGCCGGCGGCCAATGCGGACGAAGCGGCGATCGTGCGGGAGCTAAAGGTTTATGGGTTTGAGCATTTGTCGGAGGTGGCGCGGTTTTTGAACCAACCGCAAACGATCGCGCCGCATCAACCGCCCCCAGAAGGGCGATCGCCCGATCCCTTGGCGTTGCTGGACTTGGCTGATGTGAAGGGCCAAACCCAGGCCCGGCGCGCGTTGGAAATTGCTGCCGCTGGTGGCCATAACCTGATTTTTGTGGGGCCGCCGGGAAGTGGCAAAACCATGCTGGCTCAGCGGTTGCCGGGTATTTTGCCCCGGTTGACCTTTGCGGAGGCACTGGAGGTGACGCGAATTCATTCGGTGGCTGGCTTGCTGAAGGAGCGGGGAACCTTGGTGCGCGATCGCCCCTTTCGCAGTCCGCACCATTCCGCCTCTGGCCCCTCGCTGGTGGGTGGTGGCAGCTTTCCGCGACCGGGAGAAATTTCCCTGTCCCATCGAGGGGTGTTGTTTTTGGATGAGCTAACGGAATTTAAGCGGGACGTGCTGGAGTTTTTGCGCCAACCCCTCGAAGAAGGCTGCGTGACCATTTCCCGGGCCCGGCAAACGGTGCGGTTTCCGGCACGGTTTACCCTGGTGGCCAGCACCAACCCTTGTCCCTGTGGCTATTACGGCGATTCGGTGCAGGCCTGTACCTGCTCGCCCATGCAGCGCCAACGCTATTGGGCCAAGCTGTCGGGGCCGCTGATGGATCGGATTGATTTGCAGGTGGTGGTGAATCGGCTGCAACCGGAGGAGGTGACCCGATCGAGCGGTGGGGAACCCTCGGCGGCCGTGCGCGATCGGGTGTTGGCGGCGCGGCAGGTGGCCCAGTCTCGCTTTGCCCAAGAGGAATCGCAATCGCCCGTGCAGTGCAATGCGGAAATGCAAAGCCGCCAGATTCGCCGCTGGTGTGCCCTGACGGATCAGACCCGATCGCTATTGGAAAACGCAATTCGACGGTTAGGATTATCGGCAAGGGCGACCGATCGGATCCTGAAAGTGGCCCGAACGATCGCGGATTTAGAACAAAGCGAGACGATTGAACCGGGCCACGTGGCTGAAGCGGTGCAATATCGCATTGTCGATCGAATGCAATAG
- a CDS encoding glycosyltransferase family 4 protein, which yields MKLLVLASHPVQYHAPVFRCMAQELAARGDELLVVYLSDFSIQGYRDREFGQSIAWDEPLLNGYRSVVLNPNQTKQPKGFWSLRATGFPALLRQEKPDRLLIHSLIYKGAVTAAISAKFRKIPCSLRVETNDQAVPRQGWKSLVRSLVYRLLYGLFDSAVAIGSLNREHLIRHGIPASRIAVAYYCVPDRFADLSPEKKQTIRAKTRAALWLNPERTVLLFSGKLIPKKNPGLILQAIAQLPPALQAQLAVLYLGAGELQPQLEAQAEAMPDLAVKFLGFRNQQELPPFYLAADVLILPSNRAGETWGLVINEGLQAGLPFIATEAVGSTVDFGELPAVQTIPIGDATALATAIQQVMGIDRQFDRYATTMEHFSTETVARVIVESLANFQANS from the coding sequence ATGAAGCTTTTGGTTTTGGCTTCCCATCCGGTGCAATATCACGCTCCGGTATTTCGGTGCATGGCCCAAGAATTGGCCGCCAGAGGTGATGAATTATTGGTGGTTTATCTCTCGGATTTTTCAATTCAGGGCTACCGCGATCGGGAGTTTGGCCAAAGTATTGCTTGGGATGAACCCCTACTCAATGGCTATCGATCGGTCGTTTTGAATCCCAACCAAACAAAGCAACCCAAAGGTTTTTGGAGTTTGCGAGCCACTGGTTTTCCGGCCCTCCTGCGCCAAGAAAAACCTGATCGCCTGCTGATTCACAGCTTGATTTATAAGGGAGCTGTCACCGCTGCCATTTCCGCTAAATTTCGGAAAATTCCTTGCAGTTTGCGGGTGGAAACCAATGATCAGGCAGTGCCGCGCCAGGGTTGGAAAAGCCTCGTGCGATCGCTGGTTTATCGGTTGCTGTATGGGCTGTTTGATTCGGCCGTGGCGATCGGCTCCCTGAACCGCGAGCATCTGATTCGTCACGGCATCCCCGCCAGCCGAATTGCCGTGGCTTACTACTGCGTGCCCGATCGGTTCGCAGATTTATCTCCTGAAAAAAAACAAACGATTCGGGCCAAAACCCGTGCCGCCCTTTGGCTTAATCCAGAGCGAACCGTTTTGCTCTTTAGCGGTAAATTAATTCCCAAAAAAAATCCCGGTTTAATTCTCCAGGCGATCGCCCAATTACCCCCAGCATTACAAGCCCAATTAGCGGTTCTATATCTGGGCGCTGGGGAATTGCAACCACAACTGGAAGCCCAGGCGGAAGCTATGCCAGATTTGGCCGTCAAGTTTTTAGGTTTTCGGAATCAGCAGGAGTTACCTCCCTTTTATCTAGCAGCAGATGTGCTGATTTTGCCCTCTAATCGGGCAGGAGAAACCTGGGGATTGGTGATTAACGAAGGTCTGCAAGCGGGCTTACCCTTCATTGCCACTGAAGCGGTGGGTTCCACGGTGGATTTTGGTGAATTACCCGCAGTGCAAACAATCCCGATCGGGGACGCGACGGCCCTGGCAACCGCGATTCAACAGGTGATGGGCATCGATCGACAGTTCGATCGATACGCCACCACCATGGAGCACTTTTCAACGGAAACCGTTGCTCGGGTCATTGTGGAATCTTTGGCAAATTTTCAAGCCAATTCCTGA
- a CDS encoding bacteriohemerythrin codes for MAKVEWSDHFCIGDDRVDQEHQDIFELVNELQSAIDRQESMDQLAMMLEKLAEHTIAHFQHEESLMQDHAYPGLDRHKHCHDRLIQKVAKLIQQFQTGETSAIQNLMNFLADWLRHHIKGEDQKMIQFMQQKHHQLTTVGKAGELIGI; via the coding sequence ATGGCCAAAGTCGAGTGGAGCGATCATTTCTGTATTGGTGACGATCGAGTGGATCAGGAGCACCAAGACATTTTTGAATTAGTGAATGAGTTGCAGAGTGCTATCGATCGTCAGGAATCGATGGACCAGCTAGCGATGATGTTGGAAAAACTAGCTGAACACACGATCGCCCATTTTCAGCACGAGGAATCACTCATGCAGGATCATGCTTACCCGGGACTCGATCGCCACAAACATTGCCACGATCGCCTAATTCAGAAAGTGGCCAAACTGATTCAACAGTTTCAAACGGGTGAAACCAGCGCTATTCAGAATCTGATGAATTTCCTAGCTGATTGGTTGCGCCACCACATCAAGGGCGAAGATCAAAAAATGATTCAGTTTATGCAACAAAAGCACCACCAACTCACGACGGTCGGTAAAGCAGGTGAACTGATTGGAATTTAA
- a CDS encoding MBL fold metallo-hydrolase has translation MHLTWFDSNSWLIELAGKRILLDPWFVGPLMFGNAAWFFKATHPNPRPIPANLDLVLLSQGLEDHAHRPTLEQIDRTVPVLGSPSAAKVAEQLGFQTAIALDHGQTWTLDQQVAIRATTGSPTGPKTLENGYILRAIAGPETGESLYYEPHGYHPAELSELGPVDVTLCPLMDLSIGGFLPIIQGTNSALKLATMLRPQVMLPTAAAGDVQYEGLLVSLLRAKGNAAELQTQLQGAGLAAQILEPKPGDRLAMPLKKTSAIA, from the coding sequence ATGCACCTCACTTGGTTTGATAGCAATAGCTGGTTAATTGAACTGGCGGGCAAGCGCATTTTGCTCGATCCCTGGTTTGTGGGGCCGCTGATGTTTGGGAATGCCGCTTGGTTTTTTAAGGCCACCCATCCCAACCCCCGTCCAATTCCCGCCAATTTGGACTTGGTTTTGCTGTCCCAAGGGCTGGAGGATCACGCCCATCGCCCCACCTTGGAACAGATCGATCGCACCGTGCCGGTGTTGGGATCGCCCAGCGCGGCCAAGGTCGCCGAACAGTTGGGATTCCAAACGGCGATCGCCCTTGATCACGGTCAAACTTGGACGCTGGATCAACAGGTGGCCATCCGCGCCACCACCGGCTCCCCTACGGGGCCCAAAACCCTAGAAAACGGCTACATTCTGCGGGCGATCGCGGGGCCCGAAACTGGCGAAAGTCTTTACTATGAACCCCACGGCTATCACCCGGCGGAGTTGAGCGAGTTGGGGCCGGTGGATGTGACCCTTTGCCCGCTGATGGATCTATCGATCGGGGGATTCTTGCCGATTATTCAGGGAACCAACAGCGCCTTGAAGCTGGCAACCATGCTGCGGCCCCAAGTGATGTTACCGACGGCGGCGGCGGGCGATGTGCAATACGAAGGCCTGCTGGTGTCCCTGTTGCGGGCGAAGGGCAATGCTGCCGAGCTTCAGACCCAATTGCAGGGAGCAGGGTTGGCAGCCCAAATCCTGGAACCCAAACCGGGCGATCGCCTAGCCATGCCCCTCAAGAAGACCTCAGCAATCGCCTAG
- a CDS encoding CHASE2 domain-containing protein, with protein MTFRVKLSLHGCLATEGLLARLDLWRSPHHQQTCDTRLPPAPELVQVATEFWDLWASYPNLRIKVKGVQRQLPLSLHRQQCQLAADRLQTLFNNWLEGESFREITHEILRFSNPDDDLWLSIATDDRHVPRLPWDEWKPLKSHRLAWGCCPTSGKTPPIQARSAPRGLVRILAVLGDREDLDLDPDHQALQQLSQAGLANVQLLDAPTPEQFFDALRDNQPQVLVFAGHGYPGTSSRSGQIGLNLRNNISVENFSHALEGAVQQGLQLAIFNCCHSVDLAEALHRSHLPAAIVMRASVPDLVAQHFLKDFLTHYAQSRSLPLSLYEARRSLQRSSAQYPRADWLPLVFHHPLLDLPTWPDRSHSEADFQSWIEPVGPSAARPSSDRPLRQDPIQKFSQEPGQEISQEINQKSSQELDQEISQKSSQESNQKLNQKLNQALSPENNQRPENNQQISPKVSPKVSPKPWQLVGQSLLATGITIGLGGIIQTPEFWVYDAMLQQRPLELQDQRILLVTIDENDVAYQDRQGWRRIPTAAGGLNSLAPEALAKLQERLATLKPSVIGVDIYYPWPLTSAWQKRLWSNSRVVGLCKLADPTEDTSEIPAPVGLTRDRVAFSDQASDSKRVVRRQLLAMAVPQSSQACHATYGLSALLVDDYLKQQRVAFQSVGDRWRYGSVTIPQITAGAGGYGWFDDQGNQLLLAPRRADWVRLPLREVLQSTDRIPWTGQPNPIVLIGNIQASSEDRWKLPGGQEIPGLEIQAHGISQLISAVLDNRPLLQAIAWPHKLGWILLWAGLGAGLLAVGQARNPQPRWCDRLWIGAIGSLAVGAIGMISFFWAAWWLPVVSPMVAMGLVLLPVPGRKGRSQFSRWLGLVQRLPRRLLRSS; from the coding sequence ATGACCTTTCGGGTAAAACTCTCGCTTCATGGTTGCCTGGCAACGGAGGGACTGTTGGCCCGCTTGGACTTGTGGCGCAGCCCCCATCACCAACAAACTTGCGATACTCGCCTGCCGCCCGCACCGGAATTGGTCCAAGTGGCCACAGAATTTTGGGACTTGTGGGCGAGTTATCCCAACCTGCGAATTAAGGTGAAGGGCGTTCAGCGACAGTTGCCCCTTTCTTTGCATCGTCAACAGTGCCAACTCGCGGCCGATCGCCTGCAAACTCTGTTTAACAACTGGTTGGAGGGGGAAAGCTTTCGGGAAATTACCCATGAAATTCTGCGATTTAGCAATCCCGATGATGATCTGTGGCTGTCGATCGCCACGGACGATCGCCATGTGCCAAGGCTGCCTTGGGACGAATGGAAACCCCTGAAAAGTCACCGGCTTGCCTGGGGCTGTTGTCCAACCAGTGGCAAAACACCACCCATTCAGGCGCGATCGGCCCCTAGGGGCTTGGTCCGGATTTTGGCGGTTTTGGGCGATCGGGAGGATTTAGACCTGGATCCCGATCATCAGGCCCTTCAACAACTGAGCCAAGCAGGGCTGGCGAATGTGCAGTTGCTGGACGCTCCGACTCCTGAGCAGTTTTTTGATGCCCTGCGCGATAACCAACCGCAAGTGCTGGTCTTTGCGGGCCATGGCTATCCCGGAACTAGCAGCCGATCGGGTCAGATTGGCCTTAACCTGCGGAACAACATTTCCGTAGAAAACTTCAGCCATGCCCTGGAAGGCGCAGTTCAGCAGGGTTTGCAACTGGCGATTTTTAACTGTTGCCACAGCGTGGACTTGGCGGAAGCACTGCATCGATCGCACCTACCGGCCGCCATTGTGATGCGGGCTTCGGTTCCCGATCTAGTCGCTCAACATTTCCTCAAGGACTTTCTGACTCACTACGCCCAATCGCGGTCGCTGCCCCTATCTCTGTACGAAGCCCGTCGATCGCTCCAACGCTCCAGCGCCCAATATCCAAGGGCCGATTGGTTGCCGCTGGTCTTTCACCATCCCCTGTTAGATTTGCCTACTTGGCCCGATCGCTCCCACTCGGAAGCTGATTTCCAAAGCTGGATTGAACCCGTTGGCCCCAGTGCAGCTCGGCCTAGCAGCGATCGGCCACTGAGGCAGGATCCAATCCAGAAATTCAGCCAGGAACCCGGTCAAGAAATCAGTCAGGAAATCAATCAGAAATCAAGCCAGGAATTAGATCAGGAAATCAGTCAGAAATCTAGTCAGGAATCAAATCAGAAATTAAATCAAAAACTAAATCAGGCACTGAGTCCAGAAAACAATCAGCGTCCAGAAAACAATCAGCAAATTAGCCCGAAAGTTAGCCCCAAAGTTAGTCCGAAACCGTGGCAACTAGTCGGGCAGTCCCTTTTAGCCACAGGGATCACCATTGGCCTAGGCGGCATCATCCAGACCCCGGAATTTTGGGTTTATGACGCAATGTTGCAGCAGCGGCCGTTGGAATTACAAGATCAACGTATTTTGCTAGTCACGATTGATGAAAATGACGTGGCTTATCAAGATCGTCAAGGTTGGCGACGGATTCCAACGGCAGCTGGCGGGTTAAATTCCTTGGCTCCGGAGGCCTTGGCCAAGCTTCAGGAGCGACTGGCCACCCTGAAACCCAGCGTCATTGGAGTGGATATTTATTACCCCTGGCCGCTGACCTCCGCTTGGCAAAAGCGCCTCTGGTCGAATTCTCGGGTGGTGGGTCTGTGCAAATTAGCTGACCCAACGGAAGATACTTCGGAAATTCCGGCCCCAGTGGGCTTGACGCGCGATCGGGTGGCTTTTTCTGACCAAGCCAGTGATTCAAAAAGGGTGGTGCGACGGCAACTTTTGGCCATGGCGGTTCCCCAGTCCAGCCAAGCTTGTCACGCTACCTATGGGCTGAGTGCTCTGTTGGTGGATGATTACCTGAAGCAACAGAGGGTGGCGTTTCAATCCGTGGGCGATCGATGGCGGTATGGTTCCGTTACGATTCCCCAAATCACCGCCGGAGCGGGGGGGTATGGGTGGTTTGATGACCAAGGTAATCAACTGCTGTTGGCTCCTCGGCGGGCGGATTGGGTGCGTTTGCCCCTGCGAGAGGTGCTGCAAAGTACCGATCGAATTCCTTGGACTGGTCAACCCAACCCGATCGTATTAATTGGTAATATCCAAGCCAGCTCTGAGGATCGGTGGAAACTACCGGGTGGGCAGGAGATTCCGGGCTTGGAGATTCAGGCTCACGGCATCAGCCAACTGATAAGCGCGGTGCTGGACAATCGCCCTCTGCTCCAGGCGATCGCTTGGCCGCACAAGTTGGGGTGGATTTTGCTTTGGGCGGGTCTTGGGGCAGGGCTGTTGGCGGTTGGGCAGGCAAGGAACCCGCAGCCTCGTTGGTGTGATCGACTTTGGATCGGGGCGATCGGCTCGCTGGCGGTGGGGGCGATCGGGATGATCAGTTTTTTTTGGGCGGCTTGGTGGTTACCGGTGGTGTCGCCCATGGTGGCCATGGGTCTGGTGTTGTTGCCAGTTCCCGGGAGAAAGGGCCGTTCCCAGTTCTCCCGATGGCTTGGCCTGGTGCAGCGACTCCCTAGGCGATTGCTGAGGTCTTCTTGA
- the alr gene encoding alanine racemase, giving the protein MLVQQQPSLTWLQRERAWVEIDLAALRHNVRHLKTWVGDRVELLAVVKADAYGHGAATIARSALAAGAQWLAVATIEEGGQLREANIDAPILVLGAAHTADQIKALLHWKLQPTLCTLQQSFTFAEVLKSLGRSLPVHLNIDTGMARLGTRWMEAADWAQWVAQAPPLRLASLYSHFATADEPDPTVMRLQYQRFQGFLQDFSERARSSGLTLPKIHMANSAALLADQAYHFDRVRAGLALYGLAPAPHLAGILPLRPVMSIRARITQLKTIEPGEGVSYGHRYVAQRPTRVAVVGIGYADGVPRNLSNQMQVLIRGRSVPQIGSITMDQLMLDVTDFPGDLMPGEVVTLLGEDAGQQIRAEDWADRLGTISWEILCGFKHRLPRITVND; this is encoded by the coding sequence ATGTTAGTGCAGCAACAGCCGTCCCTGACTTGGTTGCAGCGCGAGCGGGCCTGGGTGGAAATTGACCTAGCGGCCCTGCGCCACAATGTGCGCCACCTGAAAACCTGGGTGGGCGATCGGGTGGAATTGTTGGCGGTGGTTAAGGCCGATGCCTATGGCCACGGGGCGGCGACCATTGCCCGATCGGCCCTAGCGGCGGGGGCCCAATGGCTGGCCGTGGCCACGATCGAGGAAGGCGGCCAACTCCGAGAAGCCAATATTGATGCACCCATTTTGGTGTTAGGCGCAGCTCACACCGCTGATCAGATCAAGGCGCTGCTGCATTGGAAACTGCAACCCACCCTCTGCACCTTGCAACAGAGTTTCACCTTTGCGGAGGTGCTGAAATCCTTAGGGCGATCGCTGCCGGTACACCTCAACATCGACACAGGCATGGCCCGGCTGGGAACCCGCTGGATGGAAGCCGCTGATTGGGCCCAATGGGTTGCCCAAGCGCCGCCCCTGCGCCTGGCCAGTTTGTATTCCCACTTCGCCACGGCCGATGAACCGGATCCCACGGTGATGCGGCTGCAATATCAGCGATTTCAGGGATTTTTGCAGGATTTTTCCGAACGGGCCCGATCGAGCGGCCTGACCCTGCCCAAAATTCACATGGCCAATTCCGCCGCCCTACTGGCCGATCAGGCTTACCACTTCGATCGGGTGCGGGCTGGCCTGGCGCTTTATGGCTTGGCCCCCGCACCACACCTGGCCGGTATTTTGCCCCTGCGGCCGGTGATGAGCATCCGGGCCCGCATCACCCAACTGAAGACGATCGAACCCGGGGAGGGGGTGAGCTATGGCCATCGTTACGTGGCCCAGCGGCCCACCCGGGTGGCCGTGGTCGGAATTGGTTATGCCGATGGAGTGCCGCGCAACCTGTCTAACCAAATGCAGGTTTTGATTCGCGGGCGATCGGTTCCGCAGATTGGGTCAATCACCATGGATCAGTTGATGTTGGATGTGACAGACTTTCCCGGCGATCTGATGCCGGGTGAAGTGGTCACCCTGTTGGGAGAGGATGCCGGCCAGCAAATTCGGGCAGAAGATTGGGCCGATCGCCTGGGAACCATCTCTTGGGAAATCCTTTGCGGCTTTAAGCATCGCCTACCCAGGATTACGGTTAATGATTAA
- a CDS encoding TMEM165/GDT1 family protein, with the protein MNLSDPSALTPAQSEAQPDRPSAAQSPATSARSNFLSAFASTFIAIFLAEFGDKTQVAVLLMAAESHQPWVVFLGATIALISTSLVGVLLGQLLARWVSIKTLETIVGAILLMVSVSLLWEAMVGG; encoded by the coding sequence GTGAACTTGTCTGATCCTTCTGCCCTCACCCCGGCCCAGTCCGAGGCACAACCCGATCGCCCATCAGCGGCCCAATCGCCCGCCACCAGCGCCCGCAGCAATTTCCTCAGCGCCTTTGCCTCCACCTTCATCGCCATCTTTTTGGCGGAATTTGGGGACAAAACGCAAGTGGCTGTTCTGCTGATGGCTGCTGAGTCCCATCAACCTTGGGTGGTGTTTTTGGGGGCCACGATCGCCCTCATTTCCACCAGTTTGGTTGGTGTGCTGTTGGGTCAGCTCCTGGCTCGTTGGGTGTCGATCAAAACCTTGGAAACCATCGTGGGCGCAATTCTGTTGATGGTATCCGTCTCCCTGTTGTGGGAAGCCATGGTTGGAGGGTAG
- a CDS encoding TMEM165/GDT1 family protein yields MNWQLLGLSFITVFLAELGDKSQLAAIALSGGSRSPRAVFAGTAAALVFASLIGVVIGEGTAQLLPTRLVKAAAAIGFAIMGLRLLWPAADFPPDYEAPEAD; encoded by the coding sequence ATGAACTGGCAATTACTGGGACTGAGTTTTATCACCGTGTTTTTGGCGGAGTTGGGCGACAAGAGCCAACTGGCCGCGATCGCCCTCAGTGGTGGTTCCCGATCGCCCCGAGCCGTGTTTGCGGGCACGGCGGCCGCCCTGGTGTTCGCCAGCCTGATTGGGGTTGTGATTGGCGAGGGCACGGCCCAACTTTTGCCCACCCGCTTGGTGAAGGCCGCCGCCGCGATCGGGTTTGCGATTATGGGTCTGCGATTGTTGTGGCCCGCAGCGGATTTTCCCCCGGACTACGAGGCTCCCGAAGCAGATTAA